From one Nonomuraea polychroma genomic stretch:
- a CDS encoding TetR family transcriptional regulator, translating to MSATDSAEATPQRILAAARTLFATGGYRATSMQAIADRVGITKAALYYHFASKDEILHRLTLPLLDELEGALSEAESHGDPETVRWRAIEGYVDVHLRHRETLTMLVKDMTLLVQAPVADRFRAAIALANDLVAGPERGLEHRVRASQVVAGLADPVVLFRDVPADRLKQLILDGARALLGSGALPPPSRGRARGRSGGRPAALSEEQAAHARRMYASGHGVEEIARRFDVSRATIYRCLKNEI from the coding sequence ATGAGCGCTACTGACTCCGCCGAGGCGACCCCCCAGCGGATCCTCGCGGCCGCTCGCACGCTGTTCGCCACCGGCGGCTACCGCGCCACGTCCATGCAGGCCATCGCGGATCGGGTGGGCATCACCAAGGCTGCCCTCTACTACCACTTCGCCTCCAAGGACGAGATCCTGCACCGCCTTACCCTGCCCCTGCTGGACGAGCTCGAAGGGGCGCTCTCCGAGGCGGAGTCGCACGGCGATCCGGAGACCGTGCGCTGGCGGGCGATCGAGGGCTACGTCGACGTCCACCTACGCCACCGGGAGACGCTCACCATGCTGGTCAAGGACATGACGCTGCTGGTCCAAGCGCCGGTGGCGGATCGGTTCCGCGCTGCGATCGCGCTGGCGAACGACCTGGTCGCCGGCCCGGAGCGCGGCCTCGAACATCGTGTGCGCGCCTCGCAGGTGGTGGCGGGCCTGGCCGACCCTGTCGTGCTCTTCCGCGACGTGCCCGCCGACCGGCTCAAGCAGCTCATCCTTGACGGAGCCAGGGCCCTCCTCGGATCCGGGGCACTCCCGCCCCCCTCCCGCGGGCGAGCGCGCGGACGGAGCGGCGGCCGCCCTGCCGCCCTCAGTGAGGAGCAAGCGGCCCATGCCAGGCGCATGTACGCGTCAGGGCATGGCGTCGAGGAGATCGCCCGCCGCTTCGACGTCTCCCGCGCGACGATCTATCGCTGTCTCAAAAACGAGATTTAG
- a CDS encoding YybH family protein: MTSNDSEVRALLESRVDASQEKDINALMSLYSSDIVYYDVVPPLQFIGTEEVRRNFVRWFDGYDGPISLKTHDLAIAISEDVAFAHMLHLDTGKRTNGVKSAIWARSTVCCRRMSGTWLITHEHISLPINPENLQAWFPPDM, translated from the coding sequence ATGACTTCGAACGATTCCGAAGTTAGAGCGCTCTTGGAGAGTCGAGTCGATGCCAGCCAGGAAAAGGACATCAATGCACTCATGTCACTCTATTCTTCCGACATCGTTTACTACGATGTCGTACCCCCTCTCCAGTTCATCGGGACCGAAGAAGTCCGCCGCAACTTTGTGCGGTGGTTCGATGGATACGACGGGCCCATCAGCCTGAAAACGCACGACCTCGCCATTGCGATAAGCGAAGATGTCGCCTTCGCGCACATGCTTCACCTGGACACCGGGAAGCGCACAAACGGGGTTAAGAGCGCGATATGGGCACGATCGACCGTTTGCTGCCGACGGATGAGCGGCACGTGGCTGATCACCCACGAACACATCTCTCTGCCGATTAATCCGGAGAACCTTCAAGCTTGGTTCCCGCCAGACATGTGA
- a CDS encoding MFS transporter — protein MSATTLTRPRSPLINWLAVTSLMLGIFAIVTSEILPIGLLTAIGADFGISDGITGLTMTLPGIVAAIAAPAVTLTTARLDRRVMLGVLMAVLAVADVLAAVATSYWVMLISRVLVGLTIGGFWSIGAGLAGRLMPPHAVGTATAVIFSAVPLGSVLGVPAGTLIGQLAGWRTAFLVLAALAALVLVALLMLLPPLPAHQVTSPRVLLGLLRTRGAKTALLATFLIVLAHFGTYTYVTPFLQDVTGLHPAAVSAVLLAYGIAGIAGNFLAGKAAATRLRAVFATCGGLIAATTLLLPSVGGTTIGALVLLVVWGLAYGGVPVCSQASFITAAPHAPEAATVVFTSSFQATFALGAFLGGRVVDAFSVSTVMICGGLAALLMAASLWSSSLASPQREHRTRRAPSS, from the coding sequence ATGTCAGCCACCACGCTCACCCGGCCACGCTCGCCCCTCATCAACTGGCTCGCGGTCACGTCGCTCATGCTGGGCATCTTCGCCATCGTCACCAGCGAAATCCTGCCCATCGGCCTGCTGACGGCCATCGGCGCCGACTTCGGAATCTCCGACGGCATCACAGGGCTGACCATGACCCTGCCCGGCATCGTCGCCGCGATCGCCGCACCCGCCGTCACACTGACCACCGCGCGCCTGGACCGCCGCGTGATGCTGGGCGTCCTCATGGCGGTGCTCGCCGTGGCCGACGTGCTGGCTGCCGTGGCGACCTCCTACTGGGTCATGCTGATCTCCAGGGTGCTGGTCGGCCTCACGATCGGCGGCTTCTGGTCCATCGGGGCCGGGCTGGCCGGCCGTCTCATGCCGCCGCACGCCGTCGGCACCGCCACCGCTGTGATCTTCTCCGCCGTGCCGCTGGGCTCCGTGCTCGGCGTACCGGCCGGAACCCTCATCGGCCAGCTCGCCGGCTGGCGAACCGCCTTCCTGGTCCTCGCCGCGCTGGCCGCCCTGGTCCTGGTAGCTCTGCTGATGCTGTTGCCGCCGCTGCCCGCTCACCAGGTCACCAGCCCTCGCGTCCTGCTCGGCCTGCTGCGTACCCGGGGCGCCAAAACCGCCCTGCTGGCTACCTTTCTCATCGTCTTGGCCCATTTCGGCACCTACACCTACGTCACGCCCTTCCTCCAGGACGTCACCGGCCTGCATCCCGCCGCCGTCAGCGCCGTCCTGCTGGCGTACGGCATCGCAGGAATCGCCGGCAACTTCCTGGCCGGCAAGGCCGCTGCCACGCGCCTGCGAGCCGTCTTCGCTACCTGCGGCGGCCTGATCGCGGCCACCACCCTGCTGCTGCCCTCGGTCGGCGGCACAACCATCGGGGCCTTGGTGTTGCTCGTGGTCTGGGGCCTGGCCTATGGAGGCGTGCCCGTCTGCTCGCAGGCATCGTTCATCACCGCCGCCCCTCACGCGCCCGAAGCCGCCACGGTCGTCTTCACCTCCTCCTTCCAGGCGACCTTCGCTCTCGGCGCGTTCCTCGGCGGCCGCGTCGTCGACGCTTTCTCGGTCTCCACCGTGATGATCTGCGGAGGGCTGGCCGCGCTGCTCATGGCCGCCTCCCTATGGTCATCCAGCCTTGCATCCCCGCAGCGTGAACATCGGACCCGCAGAGCACCCTCGTCATAG